From a single Pempheris klunzingeri isolate RE-2024b chromosome 2, fPemKlu1.hap1, whole genome shotgun sequence genomic region:
- the nuf2 gene encoding kinetochore protein Nuf2, with protein sequence MSDNTFPVYTADAIVNFYRTEVLTGQEAKHFTKSDLTPAPKPETVQTLYMRVLHLLYRFRPECHSMVPLLENIQYPVYHEGATAIMSVYMRMRQFLPMCLVYDFSLNDLLAPKKQKTLTILSAMMNFLHFRKQRMDMILEKQAKLRADTDRLQAYTRGNLEAEKKIEMLTTIPPEQQAEADELAATLSELQATTVHEYQEVNAKNDSIAEWKTKIAEKTQKLTQVKLDVSNLKEDIGKLKSQIVESPEELKSQMEKMRENVKNIKSSIKETDERVVELQNMVQSVTHTETEIQQMYNLLQDLESSMNNTKQRQEEHQELTAQYEKKQKELKNLCIEEGQLKRALGMRLDKESKQNIRRHKKKEMKEQHVQDVLGQCNQIQQKREDMVDKIQEISRETQQLKAKIQSLRDICSKETEKAQALYDTLSTSMDELHRRIEMHVTDLKRDVTKMSANF encoded by the exons ATGTCTGACAACACCTTCCCTGTCTACACAGCTGACGCGATAGTGAACTTTTACCGAACAGAGGTTCTGACTGGTCAAGAGGCAAAACACTTCACCAAAAGCGACCTGACTCCTGCTCCAAAG CCGGAGACCGTTCAAACATTGTACATGAGGGTGTTGCACCTCCTGTATCGTTTCAGACCAGAGTGTCACTCCATG GTTCCACTTTTGGAGAACATTCAGTACCCAGTATATCATGAGGGGGCAACAGCTATCATGAGCGTCTACATGCGCAT GCGGCAGTTTCTGCCAATGTGCTTGGTGTACGATTTTTCACTGAATGACCTTTTAGCTCCCA aaaaacagaagacTCTGACTATTCTAAGTGCCATGATGAACTTTCTTCACTTCAGGAAGCAGAGGATGGACATGATCTTAGAGAAGCAGGCCAAACTT AGGGCAGACACGGACAGGCTGCAGGCTTACACCAGAGGAAATTTagaagcagagaagaagatTGAGATGCTGAC GACCATCCCACcagagcagcaggctgaggccgACGAGCTGGCAGCTACTCTGTCTGAGCTGCAGGCCACCACCGTGCATGAATACCAGGAAGTG AATGCAAAAAATGACAGCATTGCAGAGTGGAAAACCAAAATTGCAGAGAAGACTCAGAAACTG ACCCAGGTGAAGTTGGACGTCAGCAACCTGAAAGAAGACATTGGCAAACTCAAGTCTCAGATCGTGGAGTCtccagaggagctgaagagtCAGATGGAGAAGATGAGGGAGAACGTCAAGAACATCAAGAGCTCCATC AAAGAAACCGATGAGCGTGTGGTGGAGCTGCAAAACATGGTGCAGAGTGTGACCCACACTGAGACGGAGATCCAGCAGATGTACAACCTGCTGCAGGACCTGGAGAGCAGCATGAACAACACCaagcagagacaggaggag caccaGGAGCTGACAGCTCAGTAtgagaagaagcagaaggaaCTGAAGAACCTGTGCATCGAGGAAGGCCAGCTGAAGCGAGCTCTGGGCATGAGGCTGGACAAAGAGTCCAAGCAGAATATTCGCAGGCACAAGAAGAAAGAGATGAAGGAGCAGCATGTTCAGGATGTGTTGGG GCAATGTAACCAAATCCAACAGAAGCGTGAGGATATGGTTGACAAAATCCAAGAGATCTCCAGAGAGACGCAGCAGCTAAAGGCCAAGATCCAGAGCCTGAGAGACATCTGcagcaaagagacagagaaagctCAG GCTCTGTATGACACCCTGTCAACTTCAATGGACGAGCTGCACAGGAGGATTGAGATGCACGTCACCGACCTGAAACGTGATGTCACCAAGATGTCTGCAAACTTTTAA
- the ap5b1 gene encoding AP-5 complex subunit beta-1, producing the protein MAVSWAERISSFSRSPSRFLSGTTAEAFLAELLRELRDDRAGYSVKVLLLSPLCEHPTLLCPSDSVGDETALELMSVLAQCPTKCVHFRCHLLLALTSVLVCTSSVSRRSRASHDFLDLLLQIVQDTSDLHSDGALRPLRATACDCLREVEACSPGLLAQRLELLGGLRQQEASQLHQAYAGLHTLVLRNAVYQLTQETGAGAEHLTALLGGNTSVAWEAEQDSDLMNNKDSAIMSSLILGPMGTVPTLQAGPGCKELRSVLSSLLEESYLLTPLCQAALLHRLIEVVAMVPGVPPAVFRTQLLRLLGTSEVCLFHTTLLMKCAFTDSLFSAEDEAFILKRLVVLSQHPLLSTPEKLFYMDCILHFPENRPISCGDGDEALPVLLTPRLASALVPTVFNDSATMLARLNLLSLVYLEEGEEGEDRGLAYLYEHLTSLLHIVENGGSREIVVTLFRATFLFLFYFWHEERYSSSLVEKLCELYLHHTYLAPHLINLADQTQDRLTESSWAVELLKAVQGEITGSPLTQVTLQDLTWHLKVLARVGEEGEIPQHSTLSFLSSIITPSSSSLCRSGDWRLGNSLLGVCRRLLVHPSLDLLLIPLADILLHLTCSYGDTDIQDHARLYYTLLTTLSREKLAGVLAQGLIEGGRQVKKRSLSCIMAESEGLTSLLTIHQTEKAIFKLFEAPSEPREETKTNEERDLGEPNATLEAYRAQFDDPSFASEITLNYQLTHTDADDARFDQLFSIRLHFNLTDDHYEELSDISVPCLFRERPSPKVRLRLKPRRPYPTTLRVSAIFTTQDGLSWLTVLPDIHVAFQQAFMPPPAPPSTGRDGKRSLFEGLWDEISCERGEDCATSLFCCQLEEAALAAVVEKHFLPYLVSDLADKEEFRVFFFLPPQSHVLLKIRSEEDAVHFNVATDNWQLLPHISSYLLTITPTQKDTLS; encoded by the exons ATGGCGGTGAGCTGGGCCGAGAGGATCTCCTCTTTCTCCCGCAGTCCGTCCCGCTTCCTCTCCGGGACGACAGCCGAGGCTTTCCTCGCAGAGCTGCTCCGTGAGCTCAGGGATGACAGAGCCGGTTACAGCGTCAAG GTCCTCCTGCTGTCCCCGCTGTGTGAGCACCCGACTCTGTTGTGTCCCTCGGACTCAGTGGGTGATGAGACGGCCCTCGAGCTCATGTCTGTGCTCGCCCAGTGTCCTACCAAGTGTGTCCACTTCCGGTGTCACCTCCTCCTGGCCCTCACCTCGGTGCTGGTGTGCACCTCGTCTGTGAGCAGGCGATCCCGAGCTTCCCACGACTTCCTGGACTTGCTCCTTCAGATAGTCCAGGACACCAGTGACCTCCACAGTGATGGAGCTCTCCGCCCTTTGCGGGCCACAGCCTGTGACTGCCTGCGGGAGGTGGAGGCCTGCTCTCCAGGTCTGCTCGCCCAGCGTCTCGAGCTCTTGGGTGGGCTCCGGCAGCAGGAAGCCTCCCAGCTCCACCAGGCCTATGCTGGACTCCATACTCTGGTGTTAAGAAACGCTGTGTATCAGCTCACCCAGGAAACAGGAGCTGGTGCTGAACACCTTACGGCTCTTCTGGGAGGAAATACATCAGTTGCGTGGGAAGCAGAGCAGGACTCCGACCTGATGAATAACAAAGACTCAGCCATAATGTCATCTCTTATCCTGGGACCGATGGGGACAGTGCCGACCCTCCAGGCCGGGCCGGGCTGTAAGGAGCTGCGTTCGGTCCTGTCCTCCCTCCTGGAGGAGTCCTACCTCCTCACTCCTCTGTGTCAGGCTGCCCTGCTGCATAGATTGATAGAGGTGGTTGCCATGGTGCCCGGTGTCCCTCCTGCCGTATTCAGAACTCAACTGCTGCGACTGCTGGGAACGAGCGAG GTTTGCCTCTTTCACACCACTCTGCTGATGAAGTGTGCCTTCACAGACAGCCTGTTCAGCGCCGAAGACGAAGCTTTCATCCTCAAGCGACTTGTCGTGCTCTCCCAGCACCCACTGCTGAGTACACCGGAGAAGCTTTTCTACATGGACTGTATCCTGCACTTTCCTGAGAATCGGCCAATCAGCTGCGGCGACGGTGACGAGGCCCTCCCCGTGCTGCTGACTCCGCGCCTAGCCTCTGCTCTAGTGCCCACGGTGTTCAATGACAGTGCCACCATGCTGGCCCGCCTCAACCTGCTGTCTCTGGTGTacctggaggagggagaggagggggaggacaggGGGCTGGCCTACCTCTACGAACACCTCACCTCCCTGCTACACATTGTGGAAAACGGAGGCAGCCGAGAGATTGTTGTGACCCTCTTCAGAGCtaccttcctcttccttttctacTTCTGGCATGAGGAGCGCTACTCCAGCAGCCTGGTGGAGAAGCTGTGTGAGCTTTACCTCCACCACACCTACTTGGCCCCACACCTCATCAACCTGGCCGACCAGACCCAGGACAGGCTCACTGAGTCCAGCTGGGCTGTGGAGCTCCTGAAGGCCGTCCAGGGAGAGATCACAGGGTCCCCGCTCACTCAGGTCACCTTACAAGACCTCACCTGGCACCTCAAAGTACTGGCTCGAgtgggggaggaaggagaaatcCCTCAGCACAGCACCCTCAGCTTCCTGTCCAGCATCATCACCccgtcttcctcttctctgtgcAGGAGCGGCGACTGGCGTCTGGGAAACAGTCTGCTGGGGGTTTGCCGCCGCCTCCTCGTCCACCCCAGCCTGGACTTGCTGCTCATCCCTCTGGCCGACATCCTGCTGCATCTTACCTGCAGCTACGGAGACACAGACATCCAGGACCACGCCCGTCTCTACTACACCCTCCTGACCACGCTGTCCCGGGAGAAGCTGGCTGGGGTGTTGGCGCAGGGTTTGATCGAGGGAGGACGTCAGGTTAAGAAGCGTTCGCTGTCTTGCATTATGGCCGAGAGCGAGGGGCTCACGAGCTTGCTAACCATTCACCAGACAGAGAAAGCAATATTCAAGCTGTTTGAGGCCCCTTCTGAGCCCcgagaagaaacaaaaactaatgaAGAACGTGATCTGGGAGAGCCCAACGCCACACTGGAAGCCTACAGAGCTCAGTTTGATGATCCTAGCTTTGCCTCAGAAATCACCTTGAACTACCAGCTGACTCACACTGATGCCGATGACGCCCGCTTTGATCAGCTCTTCAGCATCCGCCTCCACTTCAACCTCACAGACGACCACTATGAAGAACTGAGCGACATCAGTGTCCCATGTCTGTTCAGGGAGAGGCCGTCACCCAAGGTGAGGCTGAGACTGAAGCCCAGGCGCCCCTACCCCACCACCCTCCGTGTCAGCGCCATTTTCACCACCCAGGACGGGCTCTCCTGGCTCACCGTCCTGCCAGACATCCACGTGGCTTTCCAGCAGGCCTTCATGCCTCCGCCTGCTCCCCCGTCAACGGGACGAGACGGCAAACGGAGCTTGTTTGAGGGTTTATGGGATGAAATCAGCTGTGAGCGCGGAGAAGACTGCGCTACCAGCCTGTTCTGCTGccagctggaggaggcagcTCTGGCTGCCGTGGTGGAGAAGCACTTCCTCCCCTACCTTGTATCAGATTTGGCTGACAAAGAAGAGTTCagagtgtttttcttcctcccgCCACAGTCTCACGTGCTGCTGAAGATCAGGTCAGAGGAAGACGCTGTGCACTTCAACGTTGCCACCGATAACTGGCAGCTTCTCCCTCACATCAGCTCTTATCTACTGACAATCACGCCCACACAGAAGGACACTCTCAGCTGA
- the c2h1orf50 gene encoding uncharacterized protein C1orf50 homolog yields MDRTVSLPNQPDKTTTVTLVESSSAPSGLELVSSYQTNRVGDPMDLVVLAAQVQKGDEFIKANACNKLTVIADQIRYLQEQARKVLEEAKRDADLHHAACNIVKKPGNMYYLYQRPSGQRYFSIISPKEWGPGCPHSFVGAFKLQYDMSWTPIDEVEKRDSELAIMDKLVSEQTALPSYTEPNFKGLSD; encoded by the exons ATGGACCGGACGGTCAGCCTTCCCAACCAGCCCGACAAAACCACCACAG TGACTCTGGTTGAGAGCAGCAGCGCCCCCAGCGGGCTGGAGCTGGTCAGCTCCTACCAGACCAACAGAGTGGGAGACCCCATGGACCTGGTGGTCCTGGCAGCACAAGTACAGAAG GGAGATGAGTTCATTAAAGCCAATGCATGCAACAAACTGACAGTCATTGCTGACCAGATCAGATACCTACAGGAGCAGGCGAGGAAG GTTTTAGAAGAGGCGAAAAGAGATGCCGACCTCCACCACGCTGCCTGTAACATTGTGAAAAAGCCAGGCAACATGTATTACCTCTACCAGCGGCCATCTGGACAGAGATACTTCTCCATCATCTCTCCTAAG GAATGGGGTCCAGGTTGCCCTCACTCCTTTGTCGGTGCCTTCAAACTACAATATGACATGTCCTGGACGCCCATAGACGAGGTGGAGAAGAGGGACTCTGAGTTAGCCATCATGGACAAACTCGTCAGCGAACAGACTGCCTTACCTTCTTACACAGAACCCAACTTCAAGGGGCTCTCCGATTAA